Proteins encoded together in one Armatimonadota bacterium window:
- a CDS encoding Hsp20/alpha crystallin family protein, with protein sequence MSLIRWDPFDDLASLRESMDKLFEEFFSRRPRAPVSAWQPAVEVYETDTEVVVRAELPGVDPKNVDVTVTEDTLTIKGEARAEQEERGRNYYRRELRYGSFLRTLPLPAEVQGDKARASYRNGILEIRVPKSERARPRAVKVEVVE encoded by the coding sequence ATGAGCCTGATCCGGTGGGACCCCTTCGACGACCTGGCGTCGCTGCGGGAGTCCATGGACAAGCTGTTCGAGGAGTTCTTCAGCCGTCGCCCGCGGGCGCCGGTGAGCGCGTGGCAGCCGGCGGTGGAGGTGTACGAGACCGACACCGAGGTGGTGGTGCGGGCCGAGCTGCCGGGGGTGGATCCCAAGAACGTGGACGTCACCGTGACCGAGGACACCCTGACCATCAAGGGTGAAGCGCGGGCCGAGCAGGAGGAGCGGGGGCGCAACTACTACCGGCGGGAGCTGCGCTACGGCTCCTTCCTGCGCACCCTTCCCCTGCCCGCAGAGGTGCAGGGCGACAAGGCCCGTGCCTCCTACCGCAACGGCATCCTGGAGATCCGGGTGCCCAAGAGCGAGCGGGCGCGGCCCCGCGCGGTCAAGGTGGAAGTGGTGGAGTAG
- a CDS encoding MerR family transcriptional regulator has translation MARVRGRRDDIPVYVISVAADLTGLHPRTLRIYEEKGLLQPARRNHQRLYSERDLERVRVIRYLTREVGLNLAGVRLLLEMSERMDYRRTRDAISWVVERAWRRRRLP, from the coding sequence ATGGCCCGGGTGCGAGGACGGCGCGACGACATCCCGGTGTATGTCATCAGCGTGGCGGCCGACCTGACGGGCCTGCACCCGCGGACGCTGCGCATCTACGAGGAGAAAGGGCTCCTGCAGCCGGCGCGGCGCAACCACCAGCGCCTGTACTCGGAGCGGGACCTGGAGCGGGTGCGGGTGATCCGCTACCTGACCCGGGAGGTGGGCCTGAATCTGGCCGGGGTGCGCCTGCTGCTGGAGATGTCCGAGCGGATGGACTACCGGCGGACCCGGGACGCCATCTCCTGGGTGGTGGAACGCGCGTGGAGGAGGAGGCGACTGCCATGA
- the trxB gene encoding thioredoxin-disulfide reductase yields MRNVIILGSGPAGLTAAIYTTRAGLQPLVFEGAEAGGQLMLTTEVENFPGFAEPIQGPELIANMRRQAERVGAEFLPEDAVAVDLTTRPFRVTSQSGDTYETRALIIATGARAKLLGLPGEHRLMGRGVSTCATCDGFFFRDRDVMVVGGGDTAMEEALYLAKLARSVTVVHRRDRLRASQILQRRARENPKIRFLWNTVVVDILGDSKVTGVRLQDVSTGQVVERPTDGVFVAIGHRPNTDLFRGQVAMDEQGYIIRTVRSQTSVEGVFVAGDAHDHTYRQAITAAGYGCEAAIDAERWLAQQG; encoded by the coding sequence ATGCGCAACGTGATCATCCTGGGATCCGGCCCGGCCGGCCTGACGGCCGCCATCTACACCACCCGGGCGGGCCTCCAGCCGCTGGTCTTCGAGGGGGCCGAAGCCGGCGGCCAGCTGATGCTGACCACCGAGGTGGAAAACTTCCCCGGCTTCGCCGAGCCGATCCAGGGCCCCGAGCTCATCGCCAACATGCGCCGGCAGGCCGAGCGGGTGGGAGCCGAGTTCCTGCCCGAAGACGCTGTCGCCGTGGACCTGACCACCCGGCCGTTCCGGGTGACCTCCCAGTCGGGGGACACCTACGAGACCCGGGCCCTGATCATCGCCACCGGCGCCCGGGCCAAGCTCCTGGGGCTGCCCGGGGAGCACCGGCTGATGGGCCGCGGGGTGAGCACCTGCGCCACCTGCGACGGCTTCTTCTTCCGGGACAGGGACGTGATGGTGGTGGGCGGCGGCGACACCGCCATGGAGGAGGCCCTGTACCTGGCCAAACTGGCCCGCTCGGTCACGGTGGTGCACCGCCGGGACCGGTTGCGGGCCAGCCAGATCCTGCAGCGGCGGGCCAGGGAGAACCCCAAGATCCGCTTCCTGTGGAACACGGTGGTGGTGGACATCCTGGGCGACAGCAAGGTGACCGGGGTGCGGCTGCAGGACGTCAGCACGGGCCAGGTGGTCGAGCGCCCCACCGATGGCGTCTTCGTGGCCATCGGCCACCGCCCCAACACCGACCTGTTCCGGGGGCAGGTGGCGATGGACGAGCAGGGGTACATCATCCGCACGGTGCGGTCCCAGACCAGCGTGGAGGGCGTCTTCGTGGCCGGCGACGCGCACGACCACACCTACCGGCAGGCCATCACCGCCGCCGGCTACGGATGCGAGGCCGCCATCGACGCCGAGCGGTGGCTGGCCCAGCAGGGGTAG
- the trxA gene encoding thioredoxin, giving the protein MGNVVHVSERDFDAQVLRSDLPVVVDFWAEWCAPCRMIAPIVEDLASEYAGRVKVVKVDVDSNPHLAHRYGIMSIPTLGVFKGGEMVDRVVGYMPKAELKKRLEKVLGAAVG; this is encoded by the coding sequence ATGGGAAACGTCGTGCACGTGAGCGAGCGGGACTTTGATGCGCAGGTCCTGCGGTCGGATCTGCCGGTGGTGGTGGACTTCTGGGCAGAGTGGTGCGCCCCGTGCCGGATGATCGCGCCCATCGTCGAGGACCTGGCCAGTGAGTACGCGGGGCGGGTCAAGGTGGTCAAGGTGGACGTGGACAGCAATCCCCACCTCGCCCACCGCTACGGCATCATGAGCATCCCCACCCTGGGCGTGTTCAAGGGCGGGGAGATGGTGGACCGGGTGGTGGGCTACATGCCCAAGGCCGAACTGAAAAAGAGGCTGGAAAAGGTTCTGGGAGCCGCCGTCGGCTGA
- a CDS encoding inorganic phosphate transporter, protein MTPLPAGLIPVLLLVLAAEFVNGWTDAPNAIATVVSTRVLTPGQALVVASVLNVLGVLSGQAVAATIGRGIVDAAVIDTVTIAAAMVAIVVWSTLAWTRGLPTSESHALVASLAGAGLATAGPRVLLWEGWQKVLLGLAFSTFLGFGGGFVLMVAITWGFRRMPLGSVRRLFGRLQVLSAGFMAFSHGSNDGQKFMGVFTLALVLGGVLPEFRIPVWVVLVCALTMGIGTALGGWRIVHTMGLRLTKLEPYQGFAAETAAASAIELASRLGIPLSTTHTINTAIMGVGATRRLSAVRWGVGAEIVTAWVLTFPVCALLAAVVTWVLRAAL, encoded by the coding sequence GTGACCCCCCTGCCCGCCGGCCTCATCCCCGTCCTGCTCCTGGTGCTGGCGGCGGAGTTTGTCAACGGGTGGACCGACGCCCCCAACGCCATCGCCACCGTGGTCAGCACCCGGGTCCTGACCCCCGGCCAGGCGCTGGTGGTGGCCAGCGTCCTGAACGTGCTGGGGGTCCTGAGCGGACAGGCGGTGGCCGCCACCATCGGCCGGGGGATTGTGGACGCCGCCGTCATCGACACGGTCACCATCGCCGCCGCCATGGTGGCCATCGTGGTGTGGAGCACCCTGGCCTGGACCCGGGGCCTGCCCACCAGCGAGAGCCACGCCCTGGTGGCCTCCCTGGCGGGGGCCGGGCTGGCCACCGCCGGCCCGCGGGTCCTGCTGTGGGAGGGGTGGCAGAAGGTGCTGCTGGGGCTGGCCTTCTCCACCTTCCTGGGATTCGGCGGCGGGTTTGTCCTGATGGTGGCCATCACCTGGGGATTCCGCCGGATGCCCCTGGGATCGGTGCGGCGGCTGTTCGGCCGACTGCAGGTGCTGTCGGCGGGGTTCATGGCCTTCAGCCACGGCAGCAACGACGGCCAGAAGTTCATGGGCGTCTTCACCCTGGCGCTGGTCCTGGGCGGCGTCCTGCCCGAGTTCCGCATCCCGGTGTGGGTCGTCCTGGTGTGCGCCCTGACCATGGGGATCGGCACGGCCCTGGGCGGGTGGCGCATCGTGCACACCATGGGGCTGCGCCTGACCAAGCTGGAGCCCTACCAGGGGTTCGCGGCGGAGACGGCCGCCGCCAGCGCCATCGAGCTGGCCAGCCGTCTGGGGATTCCCCTCAGCACCACGCACACCATCAACACCGCCATCATGGGGGTGGGTGCCACCCGCAGGCTGTCGGCGGTCCGGTGGGGTGTGGGAGCGGAGATCGTCACCGCCTGGGTGCTCACCTTTCCCGTCTGCGCCCTTCTCGCCGCCGTGGTGACCTGGGTCCTGCGCGCCGCCCTGTAG
- a CDS encoding DUF47 family protein, with product MVRVLPREETFFDLLNQAAQVILEAARALRDLLDDYRDVDRRAEAIKALEDRGDSIAHAVIDRLNRTFVTPLDREDIFALIKQLDNVLDWIEATSARLAVYRIPHSTPEARELAHIIVSQCEAIAEAIRHLRRPDRAVGPVQEINRLENLADHVQRDAIARLFADAPDPITVIKWKEIYETLEQATDQAEDVANVIESIHTKNL from the coding sequence ATGGTGAGAGTGCTGCCCCGGGAAGAAACGTTCTTCGACCTGCTCAACCAGGCGGCCCAGGTGATCCTCGAGGCCGCGCGGGCGCTGCGCGATCTGCTGGACGACTACCGCGATGTGGACCGCCGCGCGGAAGCCATCAAGGCGCTGGAGGACCGGGGCGACTCCATCGCTCACGCCGTCATCGACCGCCTCAACCGCACGTTCGTGACGCCGCTGGACCGGGAGGACATCTTCGCCCTCATCAAGCAGCTGGACAACGTCCTGGACTGGATCGAGGCCACCTCGGCCCGGCTGGCGGTCTACCGCATCCCCCACTCCACCCCGGAAGCCCGGGAGCTGGCCCACATCATCGTCAGCCAGTGCGAGGCCATCGCGGAGGCGATCCGCCACCTCCGGCGGCCCGACCGGGCCGTCGGCCCGGTGCAGGAGATCAACCGGCTTGAAAACCTGGCCGACCACGTGCAGCGGGACGCCATCGCCCGGCTGTTCGCCGACGCCCCCGACCCCATCACGGTCATCAAGTGGAAGGAGATCTACGAGACGCTGGAGCAGGCCACCGATCAGGCCGAGGACGTGGCCAACGTGATCGAGAGCATCCACACCAAGAACCTGTGA
- a CDS encoding site-2 protease family protein: MRGAVRLGRVVGIPVGVHYTWFIALWVLTWSLARTYFPTRAPGLPPDTYWAMGLLAAVLLFGSVVAHEVGHALMARRYGIRTRSIVLFLFGGVAHIVREPPTPSAELAVALAGPATSLGVAALAAAGRWAAADTALGALAGYLAWANTGLAVFNMIPGFPLDGGRALRALIWSVTGDLTHATRVASRAGQGVAVAFIAAGILLAFTGNVVGGLWLLLLGWFLDAGAQAGYQQVLLRQALGDVRVADVMSRALHTVDPSLTLDELISEYFLPLKHGGFPVVWGDRLLGIVTLQDVKEIPRERRAVTTVRDVMTPLHRLRTVRPGASAYEAFERMTQDGIGRVLVVDDDGTLVGILTRSDLLHLLRLREELGEIP; encoded by the coding sequence ATGCGCGGCGCCGTGCGGCTGGGCCGGGTTGTCGGGATCCCTGTGGGCGTGCACTACACGTGGTTCATCGCCCTGTGGGTCCTGACGTGGTCCCTGGCCCGCACCTATTTCCCCACCCGCGCCCCCGGCCTGCCCCCCGACACGTACTGGGCGATGGGACTCCTGGCTGCCGTGCTGCTGTTCGGCTCGGTGGTGGCCCACGAGGTGGGGCACGCCCTGATGGCCCGCCGCTACGGCATCCGCACCCGCAGCATCGTGCTGTTCCTGTTCGGGGGCGTCGCCCACATCGTCCGCGAGCCGCCCACCCCGTCGGCCGAACTGGCGGTGGCGCTGGCGGGCCCCGCGACCAGCCTCGGGGTGGCCGCCCTGGCCGCGGCGGGCCGGTGGGCGGCGGCGGACACCGCCCTGGGCGCCCTGGCCGGATACCTGGCGTGGGCCAACACGGGCCTGGCGGTCTTCAACATGATCCCGGGATTCCCCCTGGACGGCGGGCGGGCGCTGCGGGCGCTGATCTGGAGCGTGACCGGCGACCTCACCCACGCCACCCGCGTTGCCTCCCGCGCCGGACAGGGGGTGGCGGTGGCGTTCATCGCTGCCGGAATCCTGCTGGCCTTCACCGGCAACGTGGTGGGGGGACTGTGGTTGTTGCTCCTGGGATGGTTCCTGGACGCGGGAGCCCAGGCCGGGTACCAGCAGGTCCTGCTGCGCCAGGCCCTGGGCGACGTCCGCGTGGCAGACGTGATGAGCCGCGCCCTCCACACCGTGGACCCCTCCCTGACGCTGGACGAGCTGATCTCGGAGTACTTCCTTCCCCTCAAGCACGGAGGGTTTCCGGTGGTGTGGGGGGACCGCCTGCTGGGGATCGTCACCCTGCAGGATGTCAAGGAGATCCCCCGGGAGCGGCGGGCCGTGACCACCGTGCGGGACGTGATGACGCCGCTGCACCGGCTGCGCACGGTCCGCCCGGGGGCGTCCGCCTACGAGGCCTTCGAGCGCATGACCCAGGACGGCATCGGCCGCGTGCTGGTGGTGGACGACGACGGCACCCTGGTGGGGATCCTCACCCGCAGCGACCTGCTGCACCTCCTGCGCCTGCGGGAGGAACTGGGGGAGATCCCCTGA
- a CDS encoding tetratricopeptide repeat protein: MEHTDITRLLAEGDRLMQAGDFAAAEAVFTRILGLAPDSAVALSKLGAALAQQGRLDEALDALTRAVALQPAYAPAYNNLGNVYREKGMTDQALAAYRRAVELDPNYWVAHQNLGALYRHLGQLDEAVRHFKIAHRLSLRRPAPSAGPTRPGCLPAVVAVAAIVAGVLLR; the protein is encoded by the coding sequence ATGGAGCACACCGACATCACCCGCCTGCTGGCCGAGGGCGACCGGCTGATGCAGGCCGGCGACTTCGCGGCGGCCGAGGCCGTGTTCACCCGCATCCTGGGCCTGGCTCCCGACTCGGCGGTGGCCCTCAGCAAACTGGGCGCCGCGCTGGCCCAGCAGGGCCGCCTGGACGAGGCCCTGGACGCGCTGACCCGCGCCGTGGCGCTCCAGCCTGCCTACGCGCCGGCCTACAACAACCTGGGCAACGTCTATCGCGAAAAAGGAATGACCGACCAGGCCCTGGCTGCCTATCGGCGGGCCGTGGAGCTGGATCCGAACTACTGGGTGGCTCACCAGAACCTGGGGGCGCTGTACCGCCACCTGGGACAGCTGGACGAGGCGGTGCGGCATTTCAAGATCGCCCACCGCCTCTCCCTGCGCCGCCCCGCACCTTCCGCCGGTCCGACCCGCCCGGGCTGCCTGCCGGCGGTGGTGGCCGTCGCGGCCATCGTGGCGGGCGTGCTGTTGCGGTGA
- a CDS encoding reverse transcriptase-like protein — protein MIWTEVEAAAVTAGVRVGAGVVIRAPDGTPLAVLGRAVSSGSRQEALYRAILAALLRARRMGVRAVRLSVDDADLTGQLCGRRDIPPALIGLYLQARALLNAYRRREVRRLETPSAAALEAARRALEGEEASDGEDEAESLPLWRLVAR, from the coding sequence GTGATCTGGACCGAGGTGGAGGCGGCGGCCGTGACTGCTGGCGTCCGGGTGGGGGCGGGCGTGGTCATCCGGGCTCCCGACGGAACTCCTCTGGCTGTGCTGGGCAGGGCCGTCTCCTCCGGATCGCGCCAGGAAGCGCTGTACCGGGCGATCCTCGCGGCCCTCCTGCGGGCCCGACGGATGGGCGTCCGGGCGGTCCGCCTGTCGGTGGACGACGCCGACCTGACCGGCCAGCTGTGCGGCCGCCGCGACATCCCCCCCGCGCTCATCGGCCTGTACCTCCAGGCCCGGGCTCTGCTCAACGCGTATCGCCGCCGGGAGGTGCGCCGGCTGGAGACGCCCAGCGCGGCGGCGCTGGAGGCGGCCCGGCGGGCGCTCGAGGGGGAGGAGGCGTCCGACGGGGAGGACGAGGCGGAGTCCCTCCCGCTGTGGCGGCTCGTCGCCCGCTGA
- the lexA gene encoding transcriptional repressor LexA, with the protein MTAALTDRQRQVLDYIASSIRTRGIVPSVREIGQALGLRSPSTVHQHLLALERKGYIRRHGDRMRVLEVLDRRLLPSGEEVAHLPLVGRVSAGLPVLAQENVEEMIPVPRRMVGWQDDNCFLLTVRGDSMSGAGILDGDMVVVRSQPTAAVGDVIVALIGEEATVKRLAADGGRPYLKPENPAYPPIRGEFEIIGKVVGLLRRYAGGTG; encoded by the coding sequence GTGACCGCGGCCCTGACCGACAGGCAGCGACAGGTTCTGGACTACATCGCATCCTCGATCCGCACCAGGGGCATCGTGCCCTCGGTGCGGGAGATCGGCCAGGCCCTGGGCCTGAGATCCCCGTCGACCGTCCACCAGCACCTACTGGCCCTGGAGCGCAAGGGGTACATCCGCCGCCACGGAGACCGCATGCGCGTTCTGGAGGTCCTGGACCGGCGCCTGCTGCCGTCGGGAGAGGAGGTGGCCCACCTGCCCCTGGTGGGTCGGGTGTCGGCGGGCCTCCCGGTGCTGGCCCAGGAGAACGTGGAAGAGATGATTCCGGTTCCCCGCCGGATGGTCGGCTGGCAGGACGACAACTGCTTCCTGCTCACGGTGCGGGGGGACAGCATGTCCGGCGCCGGGATCCTCGACGGGGACATGGTCGTCGTGCGGTCGCAGCCCACCGCGGCGGTGGGGGACGTGATCGTCGCCCTGATCGGGGAGGAAGCCACCGTGAAGCGCCTGGCTGCCGACGGTGGCCGCCCGTACCTCAAGCCGGAAAACCCCGCCTACCCGCCGATCCGGGGCGAGTTTGAGATCATCGGCAAGGTGGTCGGCCTGCTCCGTCGGTACGCGGGAGGCACCGGATGA
- a CDS encoding threonine/serine dehydratase produces the protein MTLPVVLADVEAARARIAPHVRQTPLHPWNGGLALKLENLQVTGSFKVRGAFNHVLARRNECAAGVVTASSGNHGTAVAHVARALGLPAVVVVPEDVAAVKAQAIQAAGAELVRRGRFSRERLALARELAESRGLHEVPPFDDPLVIAGQGTVGLEIVRQYPDVEVVYVPVSGGGLLSGIAVAVKALRPRARVVGVEPAGADRFRRSRAAGRPVALERAETVADGLRVLAPGTLTWQIADSLVDEFVAVSDDRIVAAARRLLEEVKVVAEPSGAASVAAALAEARPRSVAVVSGGNADREFLRGLLAP, from the coding sequence GTGACGCTGCCGGTGGTCCTGGCCGACGTGGAGGCCGCCCGGGCGCGCATCGCCCCGCATGTGCGCCAGACCCCCCTGCACCCCTGGAACGGGGGGCTGGCGCTGAAGCTGGAGAACCTGCAGGTGACCGGGTCATTCAAGGTCCGGGGCGCCTTCAACCACGTCCTCGCCCGGCGGAATGAGTGCGCGGCCGGAGTGGTGACCGCGTCGTCGGGCAACCACGGCACGGCGGTGGCCCACGTGGCCCGGGCGCTCGGCCTGCCCGCGGTGGTGGTCGTGCCCGAGGATGTGGCGGCGGTGAAGGCCCAGGCCATCCAAGCGGCGGGGGCGGAACTGGTCCGGCGGGGCCGTTTCTCCCGGGAGCGCCTGGCCCTGGCCCGGGAGCTGGCCGAAAGCCGCGGGCTGCACGAGGTCCCGCCGTTTGATGACCCGCTGGTCATCGCCGGTCAGGGAACCGTGGGGCTGGAGATCGTGCGCCAGTATCCCGACGTCGAGGTGGTCTACGTCCCCGTGAGCGGCGGAGGCCTGCTGTCGGGGATCGCGGTGGCGGTGAAGGCCCTGCGGCCGCGCGCCCGGGTGGTGGGGGTCGAGCCCGCGGGGGCCGACAGGTTCCGGCGGTCCCGCGCGGCGGGCCGTCCGGTGGCCCTGGAACGCGCCGAGACCGTCGCCGACGGCCTGCGGGTCCTGGCCCCGGGGACGCTCACCTGGCAGATCGCCGACAGCCTGGTGGACGAGTTCGTGGCCGTCTCCGATGACCGGATCGTGGCGGCAGCCCGCCGCCTGCTGGAGGAGGTCAAGGTCGTGGCGGAGCCTTCGGGGGCGGCCTCGGTGGCCGCCGCGCTGGCGGAGGCCCGCCCAAGGTCGGTGGCCGTCGTGAGCGGAGGCAACGCCGACAGGGAGTTTCTTAGAGGCCTGCTGGCTCCCTGA
- the gcvPB gene encoding aminomethyl-transferring glycine dehydrogenase subunit GcvPB, giving the protein MSARDPRRDMPLIFELSTPGRLGCALPDPDVPVRPVAERVPAHLLRETPPALPEVSELDVVRHYTRLSHRNFSIDEGMYPLGSCTMKYNPKIHEDLARLPGFCRVHPYTPPEHVQGALRLMWELERLLAEISGMDRVTFHPAAGAHGELVGMLMIRAYFRSRGEARTRVIVPDSAHGTNPATAAMCGYQVVTVRSDARGNLDVGALRDAMDESVAALMLTNPNTLGLFEERILEIAEVVHSRGGQMYLDGANFNAMLGVTRPGDQGFDVMHMNLHKTFSTPHGGGGPGAGAVGVKAHLVPFLPVPTVERRGDGFVLDEDRPQSVGRVRAFYGNFANLVRAYAYIRSLGAAGLRQVAETAVLNANYLAARLREHFDVPYPRRCMHEFVLSGARQKRLYGVATRDMAKRILDYGFHAPTVYFPLIVEEAIMIEPTETESKRTLDEFAEALIAVAREARDTPDVVRTAPHTTPVRRLDEVRAARQPDLRWRPRRDEPVPGAGRDRP; this is encoded by the coding sequence ATGAGCGCCCGGGATCCGCGCCGGGACATGCCCCTGATCTTCGAGCTCAGTACCCCCGGCCGCCTGGGATGCGCGCTCCCCGATCCCGACGTGCCGGTGCGGCCGGTGGCGGAGAGGGTGCCGGCCCACCTGCTCCGGGAGACCCCCCCGGCCCTGCCGGAAGTCAGCGAGCTGGACGTGGTGCGCCACTACACCCGGCTGTCCCACCGCAACTTCAGCATTGACGAGGGGATGTACCCGCTGGGGTCGTGCACCATGAAATACAACCCCAAGATCCACGAGGATCTGGCGCGGCTGCCGGGTTTCTGCCGGGTGCACCCCTACACGCCTCCGGAGCACGTCCAGGGCGCGCTGCGCCTCATGTGGGAGCTGGAGCGGCTGCTGGCCGAAATCAGCGGCATGGACCGGGTGACCTTCCACCCTGCGGCCGGCGCCCACGGCGAGCTGGTGGGCATGCTGATGATCCGCGCCTACTTCCGCTCCCGGGGCGAGGCCCGCACCCGGGTCATCGTGCCCGACTCGGCCCACGGCACCAACCCGGCCACCGCGGCCATGTGCGGGTACCAGGTGGTCACCGTGCGCAGCGACGCCCGGGGCAATCTGGACGTGGGGGCCTTGCGGGACGCGATGGATGAGTCGGTGGCGGCCCTGATGCTGACCAACCCCAACACCCTGGGCCTGTTCGAGGAGCGCATCCTGGAGATCGCCGAGGTGGTGCACAGCCGGGGCGGCCAGATGTACCTGGACGGGGCGAACTTCAACGCCATGCTGGGCGTCACCCGGCCGGGAGACCAGGGGTTCGACGTCATGCACATGAACCTGCACAAGACCTTCTCCACTCCCCACGGGGGTGGCGGTCCCGGAGCCGGCGCCGTGGGGGTCAAGGCCCACCTGGTCCCCTTCCTCCCCGTGCCCACCGTCGAGCGGCGCGGCGACGGGTTCGTGCTGGACGAGGACCGCCCGCAGTCCGTCGGCCGGGTGCGGGCGTTTTACGGGAACTTCGCCAACCTGGTGCGGGCGTATGCCTACATCCGGTCGCTGGGCGCCGCGGGCCTGCGGCAGGTGGCCGAGACCGCCGTGCTCAACGCCAACTACCTGGCGGCCCGGCTGCGGGAGCACTTCGACGTCCCCTACCCCCGCCGGTGCATGCACGAGTTCGTCCTGTCGGGGGCGCGCCAGAAGAGGCTGTATGGCGTGGCCACCAGGGATATGGCCAAGCGCATCCTGGACTATGGCTTCCACGCGCCGACGGTGTACTTCCCGCTGATCGTTGAGGAAGCCATCATGATCGAACCCACCGAAACCGAAAGCAAGCGCACCCTGGATGAGTTCGCCGAGGCCCTTATCGCCGTGGCCCGGGAGGCGCGGGACACTCCCGACGTGGTTCGGACCGCTCCCCACACCACGCCCGTCCGCCGGCTGGATGAGGTGCGGGCGGCGCGCCAGCCGGACCTGCGCTGGCGGCCGCGGCGCGATGAGCCTGTCCCCGGCGCGGGGCGGGATCGTCCGTGA
- the gcvPA gene encoding aminomethyl-transferring glycine dehydrogenase subunit GcvPA produces the protein MPRRQHKYIPATEAEREEMLRAIGVASVDDLFGDIPPAVRLTRPLDLPAPLSDPELWATVRALAEENLHADRVACFLGAGAYDHYIPSVVWHLAGRGEFLTAYTPYQAEIMQGELQAAYEYQTLLCELTGMDVANASMYDGASATAEAAVMARDLTRRDQVVISRAVHPEYRQAVRTYTEPLGIEVREVPWRDGVTDLEAVAVACGERTAAVIIQHPNVFGCLEDGPALAEVAHRRGALLVCAVAEPISLGLLRPPGAWGADIVAGEGQPLGNHLNFGGPYLGMLATRQEFVRRMPGRLVGATVDAEGRRGFVLTLQTREQHIRREKATSNICTNEALLALAAAVYMATLGPQGMRAVAELNLHKAAYAREVVGRVPGYRVAFPAPTFNEFVVRTPLPPEEVNRRLLAHRILGGLPLGRWYPELADGWLLCVTEQRTRSEIDALAAALEGIR, from the coding sequence ATGCCGCGTCGTCAGCACAAGTACATCCCCGCCACCGAGGCCGAGCGGGAGGAGATGCTCCGGGCGATCGGGGTCGCCTCGGTGGACGACCTGTTCGGTGACATTCCGCCTGCGGTGCGCCTGACGCGCCCCCTGGACCTGCCGGCGCCCCTCAGCGATCCGGAGCTGTGGGCGACGGTCCGGGCCCTCGCCGAGGAAAACCTGCACGCCGACCGGGTGGCGTGCTTTCTGGGCGCGGGCGCCTACGACCACTACATTCCCAGCGTGGTGTGGCATCTGGCCGGACGGGGTGAGTTCCTCACCGCGTACACGCCTTACCAGGCGGAGATCATGCAGGGGGAGCTCCAGGCGGCCTACGAGTACCAGACCCTGCTCTGCGAGCTCACCGGCATGGACGTGGCCAACGCCTCCATGTACGACGGGGCGTCGGCCACCGCCGAAGCGGCGGTGATGGCCCGGGACCTGACCCGCCGGGACCAGGTCGTGATCAGCCGGGCGGTGCACCCCGAATACCGCCAGGCCGTGCGCACCTACACCGAGCCCCTGGGGATCGAGGTGCGGGAGGTGCCCTGGCGGGATGGCGTGACGGACCTGGAGGCGGTGGCGGTCGCCTGCGGCGAGCGCACCGCGGCGGTCATCATCCAGCACCCCAACGTCTTCGGATGCCTGGAAGATGGCCCCGCCCTGGCAGAGGTGGCCCACCGACGGGGGGCGCTGCTGGTCTGCGCCGTGGCGGAGCCCATCTCCCTGGGCCTGCTGCGGCCTCCGGGGGCCTGGGGGGCCGACATCGTGGCCGGAGAGGGGCAGCCCCTGGGCAATCACCTGAACTTCGGGGGGCCGTACCTGGGGATGCTGGCGACGCGGCAGGAGTTCGTCCGCCGCATGCCCGGGCGCCTGGTGGGCGCCACCGTGGACGCCGAGGGGCGGCGCGGGTTCGTGCTCACCCTGCAGACGCGGGAGCAGCACATCCGGAGGGAAAAGGCCACCAGCAACATCTGCACCAACGAGGCGCTGCTGGCGCTGGCGGCCGCCGTCTACATGGCCACCCTCGGGCCGCAGGGGATGCGGGCCGTGGCGGAGCTCAACCTCCACAAGGCGGCCTACGCCCGCGAGGTGGTGGGGCGGGTGCCCGGCTACCGGGTGGCGTTTCCCGCCCCGACGTTCAACGAGTTCGTGGTGCGCACTCCCCTGCCGCCCGAGGAGGTCAACCGCCGGCTGCTGGCCCACCGCATCCTCGGGGGCCTGCCCCTGGGCCGCTGGTACCCGGAGCTGGCCGACGGGTGGCTGCTGTGCGTCACCGAGCAGCGCACCCGGTCCGAGATCGATGCTCTGGCCGCCGCGCTGGAGGGGATCCGATGA